Genomic window (Bacillus pumilus):
CGCACATGCAACTTTTCAATTAGCATGTTACAATTTTTTAGATTATTCTTAGCTATAAACCCTGAATTCAAGGTCAAAAGCTGTTAGAATAGAAACATCATCAATAAATGTAAGAAGGAGAATTCACATGGGAAAAACACTCGTATTCGGACACAAAAATCCTGACACAGACACGATTTGCTCTGCTATCGCTTACGCTGATCTAAAAAACAAAATTGGCGTCGAAGCAGAAGCGGTCAGACTTGGAGAAATCAATGGAGAAACACAATACGCATTAGATTTCTTTAAACAAGAAGCACCTCGTTTCATTGAAACGGCTACAAACGAAACAAAGCAAGTCATTCTTGTCGATCATAACGAATTCCAGCAAAGTGTAAGCGATATTGATCAAGTACAAGTGACTGAGGTTATCGACCATCACCGTATTGCCAACTTTGAAACAAGTGAACCTCTTTACTATCGCGCTGAGCCTGTTGGCTGCACAGCAACGATCTTGAACAAAATGTACAAAGAGAACCAAGTGACGATTGAAAAAGAAATCGCTGGTTTGCTTTTATCTGCCATCATTTCTGATTCCTTACTATTCAAATCCCCAACTTGCACACAGCAGGATATTGATGCTGCGCATGAGCTGGCAAAAATCGCGGGGGTAGACCCTGAAGTATATGGTTTAGACATGCTGAAAGCAGGAGCTGACCTAAGCCAAAAAACGATTCAAGAATTAATCACACTGGATGCAAAAGAGTTCGCACTAGGCAGCAGCAAAGTGGAAATTGCACAAGTTAATACAGTAGATATCGCCGAAGTAACAGCAAGACAGGCTGACATTGAAGCGAAAATCAATGAAGTCATTGCAGAGAAAGGTCTTGATGTATTCGTTCTAGTGATCACAGACATTCTAGAAAATGACTCCCTTGCACTTGCACTTGGTGCCGAAGCTGCAAAAGTAGAAAAAGCATTTAACGTCACACTTGAAAACAACACCGCTTTACTTAAAGGTGTTGTATCAAGAAAGAAACAAGTCGTACCTGCACTAACAGACGCACTTTCTTCATAAAACACGACAAGACTGCTGAATTGTTCAGCAGTCTTTTTTCTCTATCTTCTTTTTAATGAATGTACATATCACTGACAAGGATATCCTTTAACACACTTGTTGGAATCGTGAATTCCACTACACCCATGTATCCAGGCGCCACATCATATTCATTAAAGGAAATCACAAGCTTCCCTTTTGAATTGATATAGAAGCTTTGATCTGGCTTAATTTTCTTAAATGGATCCGCCATATCTTGCTTGCCAATCCAATACATTTTGTTTGAATCCTCTTTCATCTGTTTCTTCATTTGTTCTTTAATATTTTCACTAATCACATCAATATAACGATCATCTTTAAACAGGCTTGGTAATGTAATGAGTACATGGTTTTTCTTATCAACCGTATCATACGTCATTTCTTCTGACGCAGAAGCCTGAGTCGTCACCTTGTATCGACCTAGTGAAAGAATTTGATCATTGTTTGTTCTCACTTCATATCCACTCTCAACACTTAAATGACCATTTTTATAACCCTTTGTTTCCTTTTCAAAATCTTGATACAGCTTTTTGTTTTCAGCTAAATATTTTTGATTCAGGCTGTCTTGTAATGTTCCGTCCCCAAGCCCAGAAACGTGTGGTGTTTTAAGGTCAATATTCGTTCCTTGATCGCTCTTTTTAAATTCTGTGAATGTCACGACTTTCACCAGCTCGCCAATGACAGGTACCTCTGAAATGGCTCTTGCCGCCTGTGGACTGACATTCACAGTCGTGACAAATAGAGCAGCCGCAGCAACAAGTCCGATAGTCCATTGTTGAAAATGAGGCTTTTTATTTTTTCGTTTCAATGTTCGTTCAACCATAGCATCATATTCCGGTGGAATAGGGATTTCTAAATATTCATCTTTTAACTGTTCCAAATACTTATCCATTTACATTTCCTCCTGTGATAATTCTACTTTTAAAAGCCGCAGCGCCTTATATAATCTTGTTTTAATGGTGTTTTCATTTTCATCTAGAATGTGGGCGATGTCCTCTAGTTTTAAATCTTCAAAGAATCTCAAGATAATGATGACTCGGTACATTTCGGGCAAATCCTCTATGGCTTGTCGGACGTCTTGATCCTCATAGACATCTGATTCGCCCTGTGATAAGAATTCAAGCGTGTCATCATCTGTCACTTGCACCCGCTTCTTCTTTCGTAAAAAGTCTAGGGCAGCGTTCACTACGATTTTATAAAACCAGCTATGCATCTTACTTACATCCTCTAGCCGGTGGACAGATTTGAGCGCTTTATGAATCGCCTCTTGAACGACATCCATCGCATCCTCTGGATTCTTGACATAACTGTAGGACAATCGATAAAAACTATGTTTATGCTCCATTACGTAATCAGCAAATTGATCCTCAATCTTTCGTTTCTTCATTTTACAAAGAGCTCCTTTATCTTAAATGCGCATCGGTTATTTCTTACAATGGATAGACGCGCACCTTTTGAAAATAGTTTGCGCTCGATTATTTTTTAACATGTCGTCCCATTTCTATTTCTATACAAAAAAGAGCAAACCAGACGGGTTCACTCTTTCAATGCAGATATCGTTTGATAAACAAACTGTTTTAATGGAGAAAGCGGATGAATGATGGGGACACCAGTCTCCTCTTCCATCTGCTGCGAAGCACGAACCATGGATAACTGCATCACACAAATGTCTCCGCTTTTTTTTATACATCTTCTGAGCTGCTTTTTAATCTGCTCCTCATAAGCCTGCATATCACCATTTAGGCAAAGGTGAAAGACATCCTCCATCACGATCACTTCTGCATCAATCTGTTTGCCTCGATCTTTGGCATATGACTCAAGCCGCTTCATCGTCCCTTCCACTGTAGCGGGGTTTGAAAACACAAGTTGAAGAGATTCTTTTTTCTCACAAATCAGCTCAAATACTGGTTCATCAATCGGAACAATCGGTTGTTTAAACAGGTGCTGCTGTTCACCCAAAGCTGCAATGTATTGTGTACACGTGAGCAGAGTAAGATCAGCTTTATCTTCTTGCATCAGTTTGTTAATGGCATAGGCTTGCTGCTTGTGATGATCAAAAGTGGGATCTTGTGTAGCGCGTTCTATAAA
Coding sequences:
- a CDS encoding manganese-dependent inorganic pyrophosphatase, whose protein sequence is MGKTLVFGHKNPDTDTICSAIAYADLKNKIGVEAEAVRLGEINGETQYALDFFKQEAPRFIETATNETKQVILVDHNEFQQSVSDIDQVQVTEVIDHHRIANFETSEPLYYRAEPVGCTATILNKMYKENQVTIEKEIAGLLLSAIISDSLLFKSPTCTQQDIDAAHELAKIAGVDPEVYGLDMLKAGADLSQKTIQELITLDAKEFALGSSKVEIAQVNTVDIAEVTARQADIEAKINEVIAEKGLDVFVLVITDILENDSLALALGAEAAKVEKAFNVTLENNTALLKGVVSRKKQVVPALTDALSS
- a CDS encoding DUF3298 and DUF4163 domain-containing protein, whose protein sequence is MDKYLEQLKDEYLEIPIPPEYDAMVERTLKRKNKKPHFQQWTIGLVAAAALFVTTVNVSPQAARAISEVPVIGELVKVVTFTEFKKSDQGTNIDLKTPHVSGLGDGTLQDSLNQKYLAENKKLYQDFEKETKGYKNGHLSVESGYEVRTNNDQILSLGRYKVTTQASASEEMTYDTVDKKNHVLITLPSLFKDDRYIDVISENIKEQMKKQMKEDSNKMYWIGKQDMADPFKKIKPDQSFYINSKGKLVISFNEYDVAPGYMGVVEFTIPTSVLKDILVSDMYIH
- a CDS encoding RNA polymerase sigma factor; its protein translation is MKKRKIEDQFADYVMEHKHSFYRLSYSYVKNPEDAMDVVQEAIHKALKSVHRLEDVSKMHSWFYKIVVNAALDFLRKKKRVQVTDDDTLEFLSQGESDVYEDQDVRQAIEDLPEMYRVIIILRFFEDLKLEDIAHILDENENTIKTRLYKALRLLKVELSQEEM